The Urbifossiella limnaea genome has a window encoding:
- a CDS encoding S9 family peptidase produces the protein MRRVMPVVVLLLACSPAAAQPRPMTPEDLWAVKRVGAPSVSPDGKWAAVEVTTWDVPKDEGSSQLWLLATDGSKQVQLTHTPGKNAGPKWSPDGSLIAFTSKRAGDDGAQVYVIAPAGGEARRVSDMPMSPSGLKWGADSKTLYAVAWTWPDTPDDAGYRARDRAEKEKKAKAVVIDATVYRYWDRWLTDGKRPVVFGIDVAGGKHTNLMAGCKLHLPPYEPGADDYDVSPDGKELCFVGDASKDPGLDPNADLFALPIGRKGEPRNLTADNAASDTSPVYSPDGKSIAFLRQTTKFFYADRRRLMLHDGEKARELTADLDRSCSSPRWLPDGKRIAVEVEDAGYVRIAFVGLDGKRFADATKVSERSIDFARDVRMGVYLRNSFDEPPTVFAHGPGMKEPRQLSHFNDELVKSWKLGKVESVAIKGADDAAVQMWVFYPPDFDPAKKWPLVQMVHGGPHNGIMSEFSFRWNPQVWAARGYVVGVVNFHGSSGFGQAFTDSITGDYGTKPLADVMRATDWFEAKPWIDKNRMAAAGGSYGGYMMAWLNGHTDRFKAHVCHAGVYSYHSQMASDVVSGRQRALGAFPWLDMEKIDRQSAQRFAANFKTPTLVLHGEKDYRVPVTQGFEYYNTLRQKGVPTRLVYFPDENHWVLKPQNALVWHREVFGWLERFIGRGPTP, from the coding sequence ATGCGCCGCGTGATGCCCGTGGTCGTCTTGCTTCTGGCGTGTTCCCCCGCCGCCGCCCAGCCGCGGCCGATGACCCCCGAAGACTTGTGGGCCGTGAAGCGCGTCGGGGCACCGAGCGTGTCGCCCGACGGGAAGTGGGCCGCCGTCGAGGTGACCACCTGGGACGTGCCGAAGGACGAGGGCAGTTCGCAACTGTGGCTCCTCGCCACCGACGGCAGCAAGCAGGTGCAGCTGACGCACACCCCCGGCAAGAACGCCGGCCCGAAGTGGTCGCCGGACGGCTCACTCATCGCCTTCACCAGCAAGCGCGCCGGCGACGACGGCGCCCAGGTGTACGTCATCGCCCCGGCCGGCGGCGAGGCCCGCCGCGTGAGTGACATGCCGATGTCACCGTCCGGCCTGAAGTGGGGCGCCGACTCGAAGACGCTCTACGCCGTCGCCTGGACGTGGCCCGACACCCCGGACGACGCCGGCTACCGCGCCCGCGACAGGGCCGAGAAGGAGAAGAAGGCCAAGGCCGTGGTCATCGACGCCACCGTGTACCGCTACTGGGACCGGTGGCTGACCGACGGCAAGCGGCCGGTCGTGTTCGGCATCGACGTGGCGGGCGGGAAGCACACCAACCTCATGGCGGGGTGCAAGCTCCACCTGCCGCCCTACGAGCCGGGCGCCGACGACTACGACGTGTCGCCCGACGGCAAGGAACTCTGCTTCGTCGGCGACGCGTCCAAAGACCCCGGCCTCGACCCGAACGCCGACCTGTTCGCGCTGCCGATCGGCCGCAAGGGCGAGCCGCGGAACCTGACGGCGGACAACGCGGCGTCCGACACGAGCCCGGTGTACAGCCCCGACGGCAAGTCGATCGCGTTCTTGCGGCAGACGACGAAGTTCTTCTACGCCGACCGCCGCCGGCTCATGCTCCACGACGGCGAGAAGGCGCGCGAGCTGACCGCCGACCTCGACCGCAGCTGTTCGAGCCCGCGCTGGCTGCCCGACGGCAAGCGGATCGCGGTGGAAGTGGAGGACGCCGGCTACGTCCGCATCGCGTTCGTGGGGCTCGACGGCAAGCGCTTCGCCGACGCCACGAAGGTGTCGGAGCGGTCGATCGACTTCGCCCGCGACGTACGGATGGGCGTGTACCTCCGCAACAGCTTCGACGAGCCGCCGACGGTGTTCGCGCACGGCCCCGGCATGAAGGAGCCGCGGCAGCTGTCGCACTTCAACGACGAGCTGGTGAAGTCGTGGAAGCTCGGGAAGGTGGAGAGCGTGGCGATCAAGGGGGCCGACGACGCGGCGGTGCAGATGTGGGTCTTCTACCCGCCGGACTTCGACCCGGCGAAGAAGTGGCCGCTGGTGCAGATGGTCCACGGCGGGCCGCACAACGGCATCATGAGCGAGTTCAGTTTCCGCTGGAACCCGCAGGTGTGGGCGGCGCGGGGGTACGTCGTGGGGGTGGTGAACTTCCACGGCTCCAGCGGGTTCGGGCAGGCGTTCACCGACTCGATCACCGGCGACTACGGCACGAAGCCGCTGGCCGACGTGATGAGGGCGACCGACTGGTTCGAGGCCAAGCCGTGGATCGACAAGAACCGGATGGCGGCGGCGGGCGGGAGCTACGGCGGCTACATGATGGCGTGGCTGAACGGCCACACGGACCGGTTCAAGGCGCACGTGTGTCACGCGGGGGTGTACAGCTACCACAGCCAGATGGCGTCGGACGTGGTGTCGGGCCGGCAGCGGGCGCTGGGGGCGTTCCCGTGGCTGGACATGGAGAAGATCGACCGCCAAAGCGCGCAGCGGTTCGCGGCCAACTTCAAGACGCCGACGCTGGTGCTGCACGGGGAGAAGGACTACCGGGTGCCGGTGACGCAGGGGTTCGAGTACTACAACACGCTGCGCCAGAAGGGGGTGCCGACGCGGCTGGTGTACTTCCCGGACGAGAACCACTGGGTGCTGAAGCCGCAGAACGCGCTGGTGTGGCACCGCGAGGTGTTCGGCTGGCTGGAGCGATTCATCGGTCGCGGCCCGACGCCGTGA